Proteins co-encoded in one Cytophaga hutchinsonii ATCC 33406 genomic window:
- the rpsG gene encoding 30S ribosomal protein S7, which produces MRKAKPKKRYLLPDPKFSDTMVTKFVNSLMYDGKKSTAYSIFYDAVALVEKKTSESGLEVWKKALNNVSPQVEVRSRRVGGSTFQVPTEVRPDRKMALGMKWLINYARSRGEKTMTDKLAGEIISASKGEGAAVKKRDDVHRMAEANKAFSHFRF; this is translated from the coding sequence ATGAGAAAGGCGAAACCAAAGAAGAGATATCTTCTTCCTGATCCTAAATTTAGTGACACTATGGTTACTAAATTTGTAAACAGCTTAATGTATGATGGCAAGAAAAGCACAGCATACAGTATTTTTTATGATGCAGTTGCATTAGTTGAAAAGAAAACATCTGAAAGCGGTTTAGAAGTTTGGAAAAAAGCACTTAACAACGTGAGCCCTCAGGTTGAGGTTCGTTCCCGTCGTGTAGGTGGTTCTACATTCCAGGTTCCGACTGAAGTTCGTCCGGATAGAAAGATGGCTTTAGGAATGAAGTGGTTGATTAACTACGCTCGTTCTCGCGGTGAAAAAACTATGACTGATAAATTAGCTGGTGAAATTATCTCTGCTTCTAAAGGTGAAGGTGCTGCAGTTAAAAAGAGAGATGACGTACATAGAATGGCTGAAGCTAACAAAGCATTCTCACATTTCAGATTCTAA
- the rpsL gene encoding 30S ribosomal protein S12 — protein sequence MPTIQQLVRKGREQLVFKSKSPALDSCPQRRGVCTRVYTTTPKKPNSAMRKVARVRLTNSKEVNAYIPGEGHNLQEHSIVLIRGGRVKDLPGVRYHIVRGALDTAGVNGRKQSRSKYGAKRPKPGQAAAAPAKGKKK from the coding sequence ATGCCTACTATACAACAATTAGTAAGAAAAGGAAGAGAACAACTTGTATTCAAGTCAAAGTCTCCTGCTCTAGATTCCTGCCCACAAAGAAGGGGCGTATGTACACGTGTGTACACTACAACACCAAAGAAACCAAACTCTGCGATGCGTAAAGTTGCGAGGGTGCGTTTAACAAACTCTAAAGAGGTGAATGCTTATATTCCCGGAGAAGGCCACAACCTTCAGGAACACAGTATTGTGTTGATCCGAGGTGGTAGAGTAAAAGATCTTCCAGGTGTTCGTTACCACATCGTTCGTGGAGCATTAGATACTGCCGGAGTAAACGGTAGAAAACAAAGTAGATCTAAATACGGTGCTAAGAGACCTAAACCAGGCCAGGCTGCTGCAGCTCCTGCAAAAGGCAAGAAAAAATAA
- a CDS encoding DUF3467 domain-containing protein, which produces MAIKNNPAEEMMQNQLNIELPEDMAEGVYANLAMIAHSNSEFVLDFIRMMPGVPKARVKARVVLTPEHAKRLLQALNDNIVKYEEAFGPIKDQEEFPRFPMNFGGPVGEA; this is translated from the coding sequence ATGGCTATCAAAAATAATCCAGCTGAAGAAATGATGCAAAATCAATTAAACATTGAGTTGCCGGAAGACATGGCAGAAGGTGTTTATGCTAATTTAGCTATGATTGCACATTCTAACAGCGAGTTTGTATTAGATTTCATTCGTATGATGCCTGGAGTTCCCAAAGCACGTGTCAAAGCGCGGGTCGTACTAACTCCCGAACATGCAAAACGCTTATTACAGGCTTTAAACGACAATATCGTGAAATACGAAGAAGCATTTGGCCCGATAAAAGATCAGGAAGAATTTCCACGTTTTCCGATGAATTTTGGAGGTCCGGTAGGAGAAGCCTGA
- the rpoC gene encoding DNA-directed RNA polymerase subunit beta': MAFRKNKKLNNDFTKVTISLASPESILEGSHGEVTQPETINYRTYKPEMGGLFCERIFGPVKDWECHCGKYKRIRYKGIICDRCGVEVTEKKVRRERMGHIELVVPVAHIWYFRSLPNKIGYMLGLPTKKLDQIIYYERYVVIQSGVKSEDGINYLDFLTEDEYLDILDKLPRENQLLDDKDPNKFIAKMGADALETLLSRLNLDELSYSLRHAAANDTSQQRKAEALKRLKVVEAFRDARSRIENKPEWMIIRMVPVIPPELRPLVPLDGGRFATSDLNDLYRRVIIRNNRLKRLIEIKAPEVILRNEKRMLQEAVDSLFDNSRKINAVRAEGNRALKSLSDMLKGKQGRFRQNLLGKRVDYSGRSVIVVGPELKMHECGLPKDMAAELFKPFIIRKLIERGIVKTVKSAKKIVDRKDPVVWDILENVLKGHPILLNRAPTLHRLGIQAFQPKLIEGKAIQLHPLVCTAFNADFDGDQMAVHVPLGHEAILEASLLMIASHNILNPANGAPITVPSQDMVLGLYYVTKGRKSTPEHPIKGEGMAFYGAEEVVIAINEGRLSQHAHIKVKGIVRTDAGELVEQMIDTVAGRVLFNLVVPEEVGFVNELLTKKKLQLIIGMVFKIAGMSKTAKFLDDIKQIGFQMAFRGGLSIGLDNIGIPADKNTLIDGAKKEVDSVWSNYLMGLITDNERYNQVIDIWTRVNSEITDTLMKQLEADQQGFNPIYMMMHSGARGSREQIRQLGGMRGLMAKPQKNLQGSVGEIIENPILSNFKEGLDVIEYFISTHGARKGLADTALKTADAGYLTRRLVDVAQDAIINEQDCGTLRGLTVSALKDNDDIVEPLTERILGRVSVHDVFHIISNELLVSSGQEITEEIARSIDDSGIESVEIRSVLTCESRRGCCAKCYGRNLSSGQMVGIGESVGVIAAQSIGEPGTQLTLRTFHVGGTASNITVDANIKAKFDGVVAFDDLRVIQSTNLEGDKVTVVMGRSGEIRIVEPVSGKTLLSNHVPYGAFLNVKDGETVKKGQELCFWDPYNAVILSEFEGTIQFDSIEEGVTYREESDEQTGHREKVIVDTKDKTKNPAIIVNHKKGEPKGYSIPVGAHLAVEDGQDVKPGQVLVKIPRSVGKTRDITGGLPRVTELFEARNPSNPAVVSEIDGIVTYGAIKRGNREIFIESKDGVKKRYMVPLSKHILVQDNDFIRSGNPLTDGAITPSDILSIKGPTAVQEYLVNEIQEVYRLQGVKINDKHIEIIVRQMMQKVQIIEAGDTSFLTNQAVDRFKFREENDNILDKKVVVECGDSEKLRPGMIITARQLRDENSSLKRKDQRLVVVRDAEPAVSMPTLQGITQASLDTESFISAASFQETTKVLSEAAVRGKVDFLKGLKENVIVGHLIPAGTGQRVFNDIIVGSKEEYDSLIASKEAFNAARKGELQQS, encoded by the coding sequence ATGGCGTTCAGAAAAAACAAAAAACTGAATAACGATTTCACAAAAGTAACCATCAGTCTTGCTTCTCCAGAATCAATTCTTGAAGGCTCTCATGGTGAGGTTACACAACCGGAAACAATCAACTACAGAACATACAAGCCAGAGATGGGTGGTTTGTTCTGTGAGCGGATTTTCGGTCCGGTAAAAGACTGGGAATGTCACTGCGGTAAATACAAACGTATTCGTTACAAAGGCATTATTTGTGATCGTTGCGGGGTTGAAGTAACAGAGAAAAAAGTTCGTCGTGAACGTATGGGTCACATCGAATTAGTTGTACCTGTAGCACACATCTGGTATTTCCGTTCATTACCAAACAAGATCGGTTACATGTTAGGTTTACCTACAAAGAAACTTGATCAGATCATATACTACGAACGTTATGTTGTTATTCAATCAGGTGTTAAATCTGAAGACGGTATCAACTACCTTGATTTCCTTACTGAAGATGAATATCTGGATATCTTAGATAAACTTCCTCGTGAGAATCAATTATTAGACGATAAAGATCCAAATAAATTCATCGCTAAGATGGGTGCAGACGCGTTAGAAACACTTCTTTCCCGTTTGAACTTAGATGAATTATCATACAGCTTACGTCATGCGGCAGCAAACGACACTTCTCAGCAACGTAAAGCGGAAGCGCTTAAACGTTTGAAAGTTGTTGAAGCTTTCCGTGATGCAAGATCCCGTATAGAAAACAAACCGGAATGGATGATTATCCGCATGGTTCCTGTGATTCCCCCGGAATTACGTCCATTAGTGCCGTTGGATGGTGGTCGTTTCGCTACATCCGATTTAAATGATCTTTACAGACGTGTTATTATCCGTAACAACCGTTTGAAAAGATTGATCGAAATCAAAGCTCCGGAAGTAATCTTACGTAACGAAAAACGTATGCTTCAGGAAGCGGTAGATTCATTGTTCGACAACTCACGTAAGATAAACGCTGTACGTGCAGAAGGTAACAGAGCATTGAAATCACTTTCAGATATGTTGAAAGGTAAGCAGGGACGTTTCCGTCAGAACTTACTTGGTAAACGTGTCGATTACTCTGGCCGTTCTGTAATCGTTGTAGGACCTGAATTGAAAATGCACGAATGCGGTCTTCCGAAAGATATGGCAGCTGAATTATTCAAGCCATTTATCATTCGTAAGCTGATCGAACGTGGTATCGTAAAAACAGTTAAGTCTGCTAAGAAAATAGTGGATCGTAAAGATCCGGTTGTTTGGGATATTCTTGAAAACGTATTGAAAGGTCACCCGATCCTTTTAAACCGTGCTCCTACACTTCACCGTTTAGGTATTCAGGCATTCCAGCCAAAATTGATTGAAGGAAAAGCAATTCAGTTACACCCCTTAGTGTGTACTGCCTTCAACGCCGATTTCGATGGTGACCAGATGGCGGTTCACGTTCCACTGGGACATGAGGCTATTCTTGAAGCATCATTATTGATGATTGCATCTCATAACATCCTGAACCCTGCGAATGGTGCGCCAATTACAGTACCATCTCAAGACATGGTTCTTGGATTATATTATGTAACAAAAGGCCGTAAGTCTACACCTGAGCACCCGATCAAAGGTGAAGGTATGGCATTCTACGGTGCTGAAGAAGTTGTGATCGCTATCAACGAAGGTCGCTTATCACAACATGCACATATCAAAGTTAAAGGTATCGTACGTACAGATGCCGGTGAATTAGTTGAACAAATGATTGATACCGTTGCCGGTAGAGTATTGTTCAACTTAGTAGTTCCGGAAGAAGTAGGTTTCGTAAACGAACTGTTAACGAAGAAAAAATTACAGTTGATCATTGGTATGGTATTCAAGATCGCTGGTATGTCTAAAACTGCGAAGTTCCTGGATGATATCAAGCAGATCGGATTCCAGATGGCCTTCAGAGGTGGTCTTTCTATCGGTTTGGATAACATTGGTATCCCCGCTGATAAAAATACATTGATCGATGGCGCTAAGAAAGAAGTTGATTCAGTATGGAGCAACTACTTAATGGGTCTTATCACAGACAACGAACGTTACAACCAGGTTATTGATATCTGGACGCGTGTGAACTCTGAGATCACAGATACATTGATGAAACAGCTTGAAGCTGATCAGCAAGGTTTCAACCCGATCTACATGATGATGCACTCCGGAGCACGTGGTTCTCGTGAGCAGATCCGTCAATTAGGTGGTATGAGAGGTTTGATGGCTAAGCCACAAAAGAACTTACAAGGTTCAGTTGGTGAGATCATCGAAAACCCGATCCTTTCCAACTTCAAAGAAGGTCTGGATGTAATCGAATACTTTATCTCTACACACGGTGCTCGTAAAGGTCTTGCCGATACAGCCCTTAAAACGGCCGATGCAGGTTACTTAACACGTCGTTTGGTTGACGTCGCACAAGATGCAATTATCAACGAACAGGATTGCGGTACATTAAGAGGTCTTACAGTTTCTGCATTAAAAGACAACGACGATATCGTTGAACCGTTAACAGAACGTATCCTTGGTAGAGTAAGCGTTCACGATGTATTCCATATTATTTCAAATGAATTGTTGGTTTCTTCCGGACAGGAAATTACAGAAGAAATTGCAAGAAGCATAGATGATTCAGGCATTGAATCTGTTGAAATCAGATCCGTTCTTACGTGTGAATCAAGAAGAGGATGTTGTGCAAAATGTTACGGTAGAAACTTGTCATCCGGTCAAATGGTTGGTATTGGAGAATCTGTAGGTGTTATCGCAGCACAATCCATTGGTGAACCAGGTACACAGTTAACACTTCGTACATTCCACGTGGGTGGTACGGCATCTAACATTACTGTTGATGCAAACATCAAAGCTAAGTTTGATGGTGTAGTTGCTTTTGATGATTTAAGAGTAATTCAATCTACAAACTTAGAAGGCGATAAAGTAACTGTAGTAATGGGCCGTTCAGGTGAGATTCGTATCGTTGAGCCGGTATCTGGCAAAACGTTATTGAGTAACCACGTTCCATACGGTGCATTCTTAAATGTGAAAGATGGTGAAACGGTTAAAAAAGGTCAGGAACTTTGCTTCTGGGATCCATATAACGCTGTTATCTTATCTGAATTCGAAGGTACAATCCAATTCGATTCAATCGAAGAAGGTGTAACATACCGCGAAGAATCTGATGAACAGACTGGCCACAGAGAAAAAGTTATTGTTGATACAAAAGATAAAACGAAAAACCCTGCAATCATTGTAAACCATAAGAAAGGCGAACCAAAAGGATACAGCATCCCGGTAGGCGCCCACTTAGCAGTTGAAGATGGACAGGATGTTAAACCTGGTCAGGTATTAGTTAAGATCCCTCGTTCTGTTGGTAAAACAAGAGATATTACGGGTGGTCTTCCACGTGTAACTGAATTGTTCGAAGCACGTAACCCTTCTAATCCTGCTGTAGTAAGTGAGATTGATGGTATCGTAACGTACGGCGCAATTAAGAGAGGTAACAGAGAGATCTTTATTGAATCAAAAGATGGTGTTAAAAAGAGATACATGGTACCGCTTTCCAAACACATCCTTGTTCAGGACAACGATTTCATCCGTTCAGGAAATCCGTTGACAGATGGAGCAATTACTCCATCAGATATCTTATCAATCAAAGGACCTACAGCTGTTCAGGAATATCTTGTAAATGAAATTCAAGAAGTATACCGTCTGCAAGGTGTAAAAATCAATGATAAACACATTGAGATTATTGTTAGACAGATGATGCAAAAGGTTCAGATTATCGAAGCCGGGGATACATCTTTCTTAACAAACCAGGCAGTGGATCGTTTCAAATTCAGAGAAGAAAACGATAATATCCTGGATAAGAAAGTTGTTGTAGAATGTGGCGACTCAGAAAAATTAAGACCAGGTATGATCATTACTGCACGTCAGTTAAGAGACGAAAACTCTAGCTTGAAACGTAAGGATCAACGTTTGGTAGTAGTTAGAGATGCTGAACCAGCAGTTTCTATGCCAACACTTCAAGGTATTACTCAAGCTTCTTTGGATACAGAAAGTTTCATCTCTGCAGCGTCGTTCCAGGAAACGACAAAAGTACTCAGCGAAGCAGCAGTAAGAGGAAAAGTAGATTTCTTAAAAGGCTTGAAAGAAAACGTAATCGTAGGTCACTTAATCCCTGCAGGTACAGGTCAGCGTGTATTCAATGACATTATCGTAGGATCAAAAGAAGAATACGATAGTTTGATCGCTTCGAAAGAAGCCTTCAATGCTGCCCGCAAAGGCGAGTTACAACAGAGTTAA
- the rpoB gene encoding DNA-directed RNA polymerase subunit beta: MATNNTQNLRKSFAKTRSTVEYPDFLDIQVRSFKDFFQIDTPAENRFKEGLYKVFAENFPISDSRDNFILDFIDYNIDTPKYNVDECIDRGLTYAVPLKAKLRLTCNDKDNEDFQTIEQEVFLGNIPYMTERGSFVINGAERVIVSQLHRSPGVFFAQSKHTNGTKLYSARVIPFKGSWIEFATDVNNVMFAYIDRKKKFPVTTLLRAIGYGSDKDILDLFGLSEEVEATKANIKKAIGRKLAARVLRTWTEDFVDEDTGEVVSIDRNEVLLERDSIIKEEDINIIVESGSKSIILHREDVNIADYTIIYNTLQKDNSNSEKEAVEQIYRQLRNTDAPDEQTARDIIHNLFFSDKRYDLGEVGRYRINKKLGSGMGSEVKVLTKEDIINIVKYLIGLINSRAVVDDIDHLSNRRVRTMGEQLYSQFSVGLARMARTIKERMNVRDNEDFKPVDLINARTLSSVINSFFGTNQLSQFMDQTNPLAEITHKRRMSALGPGGLSRERAGFEVRDVHYTHYGRLCTIETPEGPNIGLISSLCVHAKVNSMGFIETPYRKVIDGIVDVKNQPVFLTAEEEDGAHIAQANAMYDDNGNFISDRIKARYEGDFPVIAPDKVDLIDIATNQIVSVAASLIPFLEHDDANRALMGSNMQRQAVPLLRPEAPIVGTGLERRVAMDSRTLLIAEADGVVEFVDANEIKMRYDLTDEDRLVSFDSDIITYSLIKFRRTNQDTCINLKPVIQHGERVKKGQVLCEGYATDKGELALGRNLMVAFMPWQGYNFEDAIVISEKVVRDDIFTSIHIEEFELEVRDTKRGEEELTSEIPNVSEEAVKNLDENGIIRTGAEIKEGDILIGKITPKGESDPTPEEKLLRAIFGDKAGDVKDASMKAPPSLRGVVIDTKLFSRPKKDKDLRIKSKKQVETIKGKYSKDLLALREQMIEKLAALLDGQTSQGVKHKFGDEVISKGVKFSRKNIEANVFPDKNPYRDESNYNVQEEANLLGDLIIDNWTSDKKINENVLRLVKNYLTKRNETAGKFKRERFTLEVGDELPAGIVQLAKVYIAKKRKLKVGDKMAGRHGNKGVVARIVRDEDMPFLEDGTPVDIVLNPLGVPSRMNIGQIYETLLGLAGKKLGRKYATPIFDGASEEEVINELRDAGLPTIGRTKLVDGLSGNPFDQPVTVGVIYMMKLGHLVDDKMHARSIGPYSLITQQPLGGKAQFGGQRFGEMEVWALEAFGAANILQEILTVKSDDVVGRAKTYECIVKGENLPRPNIPESFNVLVHELRGLALEITLH, encoded by the coding sequence TTGGCAACTAACAATACTCAAAATCTTAGAAAGAGCTTTGCAAAAACTAGAAGTACGGTTGAATACCCAGATTTCCTAGATATCCAAGTTAGATCTTTCAAAGATTTTTTTCAGATTGATACTCCTGCTGAAAATAGATTCAAAGAGGGACTTTATAAAGTTTTTGCAGAAAATTTCCCAATCTCTGACTCCCGTGATAATTTTATTTTGGACTTCATCGATTACAACATCGATACGCCGAAATATAATGTTGACGAGTGTATTGACCGCGGATTAACTTACGCTGTACCTCTTAAAGCAAAACTTCGTCTTACATGTAACGATAAGGACAACGAAGACTTCCAGACAATCGAACAGGAAGTGTTCCTTGGAAATATTCCATACATGACTGAACGTGGATCTTTCGTTATCAATGGCGCTGAGCGGGTAATCGTATCACAGTTGCACCGTTCTCCGGGTGTATTCTTTGCTCAAAGCAAGCACACCAACGGAACTAAACTTTACTCCGCAAGAGTAATTCCTTTCAAAGGATCCTGGATCGAATTTGCAACAGACGTGAACAACGTAATGTTTGCATACATTGATCGTAAAAAGAAATTCCCTGTAACTACGCTGTTAAGAGCAATCGGATACGGTAGTGATAAAGATATATTAGACTTATTCGGTTTATCTGAAGAAGTTGAAGCTACTAAAGCTAATATTAAAAAAGCTATAGGTAGAAAATTGGCTGCCCGCGTACTTCGTACATGGACAGAAGATTTCGTAGATGAAGATACTGGTGAAGTTGTTTCAATCGACCGTAACGAAGTTCTTTTAGAACGTGATTCGATCATTAAAGAAGAAGACATCAACATCATTGTTGAATCTGGTTCTAAATCAATTATTCTTCACCGTGAAGACGTAAATATTGCTGATTACACAATCATCTATAACACGCTTCAGAAGGATAACTCAAACTCTGAAAAAGAAGCGGTTGAGCAAATCTACCGTCAATTAAGAAATACAGACGCTCCTGATGAACAGACAGCACGTGATATCATTCACAACCTGTTCTTCAGTGATAAACGTTATGATCTTGGTGAAGTTGGTCGTTACAGAATTAATAAAAAATTAGGTAGCGGCATGGGTAGTGAGGTTAAAGTCCTTACAAAAGAAGACATCATCAACATTGTAAAATATCTGATCGGTCTTATCAACTCACGTGCTGTTGTTGATGATATTGATCACTTGAGCAACCGTCGTGTTCGTACGATGGGTGAACAGCTTTACAGCCAGTTCAGCGTTGGTCTTGCACGTATGGCAAGAACAATCAAAGAACGTATGAATGTTCGTGACAACGAAGATTTCAAACCTGTAGATCTGATCAATGCGCGTACACTTTCTTCAGTAATCAACTCATTCTTCGGAACAAACCAGTTATCTCAATTCATGGATCAAACCAATCCATTGGCTGAGATTACGCACAAACGCCGTATGTCGGCTCTTGGGCCAGGTGGTTTATCCAGAGAACGTGCCGGTTTCGAGGTTCGGGATGTTCACTATACGCACTACGGTCGTTTGTGTACAATCGAAACTCCTGAAGGTCCAAACATTGGTTTGATTTCCTCTCTTTGCGTTCACGCAAAAGTAAATAGCATGGGTTTCATCGAAACTCCTTACCGTAAAGTTATTGATGGTATCGTTGACGTTAAAAACCAACCGGTATTCTTAACTGCGGAAGAAGAAGACGGTGCACACATCGCACAGGCAAACGCTATGTACGACGATAATGGTAACTTCATTAGCGATCGTATCAAAGCCAGATATGAAGGTGACTTCCCGGTTATTGCTCCGGATAAAGTTGACTTAATTGATATTGCAACAAACCAGATTGTTTCTGTTGCCGCATCTCTTATTCCTTTCCTTGAGCATGATGATGCCAACCGTGCATTGATGGGATCAAACATGCAGCGCCAGGCAGTTCCTTTATTAAGACCGGAAGCACCAATTGTTGGTACTGGTCTTGAAAGACGCGTGGCAATGGATTCAAGAACATTATTGATTGCAGAAGCAGATGGTGTTGTTGAGTTTGTAGATGCAAACGAAATCAAAATGCGTTACGATCTTACTGATGAAGATCGTTTAGTAAGTTTTGATTCAGATATAATCACATATAGCTTAATTAAATTCAGAAGAACCAACCAGGATACCTGTATCAATCTTAAACCGGTTATTCAACATGGTGAAAGAGTTAAAAAAGGTCAGGTATTGTGTGAAGGGTATGCAACGGATAAAGGTGAATTAGCATTAGGTAGAAACTTAATGGTAGCGTTCATGCCTTGGCAAGGGTATAACTTCGAAGATGCGATTGTTATCAGTGAGAAAGTAGTACGTGATGATATCTTTACTTCAATTCACATCGAAGAATTTGAATTAGAAGTTAGAGATACAAAACGTGGTGAAGAAGAATTAACTTCTGAGATTCCAAACGTAAGTGAAGAAGCCGTTAAAAATCTTGATGAAAACGGTATTATTCGTACGGGTGCTGAAATTAAAGAAGGTGATATATTAATCGGTAAAATCACACCTAAAGGTGAATCAGATCCTACACCGGAAGAGAAATTGCTTCGCGCGATCTTCGGTGATAAAGCAGGTGATGTTAAGGATGCTTCTATGAAAGCGCCTCCATCTTTACGTGGTGTTGTTATTGATACGAAATTGTTCTCCCGTCCTAAAAAGGATAAAGATTTGCGTATAAAATCTAAGAAGCAAGTTGAGACAATAAAAGGTAAGTACAGCAAAGATCTTTTAGCTTTAAGAGAGCAAATGATCGAAAAGCTTGCTGCTTTATTGGATGGACAGACTTCTCAAGGTGTTAAGCATAAATTCGGAGATGAAGTAATTTCTAAAGGTGTTAAATTCTCCCGTAAAAATATTGAGGCGAATGTCTTCCCGGACAAAAACCCATACAGAGATGAGAGCAATTATAACGTTCAGGAAGAAGCGAACTTATTAGGTGATTTGATTATTGATAATTGGACATCTGATAAAAAAATTAACGAAAACGTTTTACGTTTAGTTAAAAACTATTTGACAAAACGTAATGAAACTGCTGGTAAATTCAAACGCGAGCGCTTCACATTAGAAGTTGGGGATGAATTACCTGCTGGTATTGTTCAATTAGCAAAAGTTTACATTGCTAAGAAACGTAAGTTGAAAGTTGGTGATAAGATGGCTGGTCGTCACGGTAACAAAGGGGTTGTTGCCCGTATTGTCCGTGATGAAGATATGCCATTCTTAGAAGACGGAACTCCGGTTGATATCGTACTTAACCCGCTTGGGGTACCTTCGCGTATGAACATCGGTCAGATCTATGAAACATTATTAGGTCTTGCCGGCAAGAAATTAGGTAGAAAATATGCAACTCCAATCTTCGATGGTGCTTCTGAAGAAGAAGTAATCAACGAATTAAGAGATGCAGGTTTACCTACAATCGGTCGTACGAAACTGGTAGATGGTTTATCCGGTAATCCTTTTGACCAACCAGTTACGGTAGGTGTTATTTATATGATGAAACTTGGTCACTTGGTTGATGATAAGATGCACGCTCGTTCTATCGGGCCATACTCTCTTATTACACAACAACCGTTGGGTGGTAAAGCTCAATTCGGTGGTCAGCGTTTTGGTGAAATGGAGGTTTGGGCACTTGAAGCATTCGGTGCAGCAAACATTCTTCAGGAAATCCTTACAGTGAAATCTGATGATGTTGTAGGTCGTGCTAAAACATACGAATGTATTGTTAAAGGCGAAAACCTACCGAGACCAAACATCCCGGAATCATTCAATGTATTGGTGCATGAACTTAGAGGTTTAGCTCTTGAGATCACACTTCACTAA
- the rplL gene encoding 50S ribosomal protein L7/L12, translated as MADLKAFAEQLVNLTVKEVNELASILKDEYGIEPAAAAVVVSGGGDAAAAVEEKTAFDVILKSAGASKLAVVKLVKDLTGLGLKEAKDLVDGAPKPVKEGASKDEAEAIKKQLEEAGAEVEIK; from the coding sequence ATGGCAGATTTAAAAGCGTTCGCTGAGCAATTGGTTAATTTAACAGTGAAAGAAGTTAATGAATTAGCTTCAATCCTTAAAGATGAGTACGGTATCGAACCAGCAGCAGCTGCAGTAGTAGTTTCTGGCGGTGGTGATGCAGCAGCAGCAGTTGAAGAGAAAACAGCATTTGATGTTATTCTTAAAAGTGCAGGTGCTTCAAAATTAGCAGTAGTTAAATTGGTTAAAGATCTTACTGGTCTTGGCTTGAAAGAAGCTAAAGATTTAGTTGATGGTGCTCCAAAACCTGTTAAAGAAGGTGCATCTAAAGACGAAGCTGAAGCTATCAAGAAACAACTTGAAGAAGCTGGTGCTGAAGTAGAAATTAAGTAA
- the rplJ gene encoding 50S ribosomal protein L10, producing MTKEEKAIIIQEVAQKIAGAATFYITDGSGMTVDQVNKFRKLCFSKGVEYKVVKNSLIKKALQQLNIDHTALNGAALKGASGLMFSDTANVPAKLLKQFHKGGVAKPEFKGASVFADFYVGKDKLDALASIKSKEELIGDIIALLQAPAQRVIGGLTNESRVFAEQA from the coding sequence ATGACAAAAGAAGAAAAAGCAATAATCATTCAGGAGGTTGCACAGAAAATAGCAGGTGCTGCTACGTTCTATATCACTGATGGTTCTGGAATGACAGTAGATCAAGTAAACAAATTCAGAAAACTTTGTTTCTCTAAAGGTGTTGAATATAAAGTTGTAAAGAACTCTTTAATTAAAAAGGCTCTTCAGCAACTGAATATTGACCACACAGCGTTAAACGGAGCTGCTCTGAAAGGTGCTTCTGGTCTGATGTTCTCCGACACAGCAAACGTACCCGCTAAACTTTTGAAACAATTCCACAAAGGTGGTGTTGCAAAACCTGAGTTTAAAGGTGCATCTGTTTTCGCAGATTTCTATGTTGGAAAAGACAAACTTGATGCGCTTGCATCAATCAAATCTAAAGAAGAACTTATCGGCGATATCATCGCTCTATTACAAGCTCCAGCTCAACGTGTTATCGGTGGCCTTACAAACGAAAGCCGCGTCTTCGCAGAGCAAGCTTAA